The DNA sequence TAGCCACTATGATGCCCTAGAAGCAGCAGGGTTAGACCGTAAAGAATTAGCCAGATTAAGCGCCAAGGCTTATTTAATTCAACTGCTTAACGATGGTTTTTTCCACGCCGATCCGCACCCAGGTAATTTAGCAGTTGACCCCGATGGCGCTTTAATTTTCTATGATTTTGGTATGATGGGGCAACTACCAGCAAACATCAAAGAGAAGTTATTGGAGATGCTTTTTGGGGTAACCGAAAAAAATGCTGAACGGGTAGTTGATTCCTTGGTGGAATTAGGAGCTTTAGCCCCCATGGATGATCCAGGGCCTATTAGGCGTTCGGTACAGTTTTTGTTAGATAACTTTATGGACAAACCCTTTGAGGAACAATCCATCGGTCAGATTAGTGAAGATCTTTACGAGATTGCCTATGATCAACCCTTCCGTTTTCCCGCTACCTTTACCTTTGTGATGAGGGCTTTTTCTACCCTAGAAGGAGTCGGGAAGGGTTTAGACCCAGATTTTAATTTTATGCAAGTTGCCCAACCTTTCGCCCTTAATGTTATGAGTCAATTTAATGCAGATAATGGTAAATCGATCATTGATGAATTTAGCCGTCAAGCCCTGCAGGTAAGTAATACAGCCTTTGGTTTACCCGCTCGGTTAGATGATACTATCAATAAATTAGATCGGGGGGATATCCGTTTAAGGGTTCGTTCCCTAGAATCGGAGCGCCTTTTACGCCGTATTAGTAGCACTCAGATGGCAACTAACTATACTTTAATTATTAGTACCTTGGTTTTATCCGCTACTATTTTAGTGGTCAATAGTTTATGGCAAGTGGCGATCGCCCTTGGTTTTGTCGCCATTTTACCAACAGTTTCTCTCTTAAAATTGTTAAAACAAATTAAAAAATTAGACCGTAAATTTTAAAGTTATTAACAATAAAAATAACTGATCAGCTTATGGTAGAATCAAATATACTTAGAAAATAAGCCTATTTTCAATAATTAGATAAATCAATAGACCATGGGACGGTAGGCGATTCCGTCCTCTAAATTTGTAAAGGCAATAAATGTTCAATTCCAATCAAGGTAAATTAGTCATATGAAATGTGCATTCGCTGGCTTGAGTGATCCAGGACTGGTAAGATCATATAATCAAGACAATTATTATACTGATACTTCTGGAAGATTTTTTATCCTTGCTGATGGCATGGGAGGTCATGCTGGGGGAGAACAAGCCAGTAAAATCGCTGTGGAAGTAATCAAAGAATATTTAGAGGAAAATTGGGATGCCCCCATGGATTCCTACGATCTCTTGGAAAAAGCAATCTTACAAGCTAATGAGGCTATCCTTGAAGACCAAGAAACTCACCCCGAACGGGGAGATATGGGAACAACGGTGGTGGTGTTAATTTTCCGTGAACAACAAACCTGGCGAGCGCACATCGGTGATTCTCGTCTTTATCAGCTCCATGATCAAATGTTAATCCAAGTCACCTCGGATCATACTTGGATTGGTCAAGCCATTCGGGCGGGGGAAATTACCCTAGAAGATGCTAAACATCATCCCTGGCGTCATGTGTTGTCTCAATGTTTGGGTAGAAGGGATTTATACGAAGGTATTGACATTCATAAGATTGATCAGATCGATAAGGGCGATCGCTTCTTACTCTGTAGCGATGGTTTAACCGAAGAAGTTTCCGACCCCATTATTTCTAAACTTTTAGGGGATGGAAATGATTTAGATAAAGTGGCCGATAGCCTTGTTACTGAAGCCAAGAATAATGGTGGCTCTGATAACGTTACCGTGGTTTTAGTCAAAATTGACGAAGATAATTAGGGTTTGCCGCAAAAAGTGGAGTAGTGAAGGCGAGGAATAGGCACTCTTGCCATAGGCAATAGTTTTCATGTTTTATCAAATTGGTACAGTGTCTATAATTTGGTTGTGTTTTTTTCATTATCCATTATCCATTATCCATTACCATCCCATGTCTAATCAAATTGTTGAAATTCTCTCCGCCGATGAAATACGCCGCACCTTAAACCGTTTGGCATCCCAAATCGTAGAAGAAGCCCCCGACTTATCATCAGTGGTTTTGTTGGGTATCTATACAAGAGGAGTTCCCCTCGCTCAACTTTTGGCAAAGCAAATTAGGCACATTGAGCAACAAGAAGTTACCGTAGGGGCGATCGATATTACCTTTTATCGGGATGACTTAGATAAAATACAGATTAGAACCCCTGAAAAAACCGAAATTCCCGTCGATTTAACGGGTAAAACCGTGATTTTAGTGGATGATGTCATTTACAGTGGACGCACCATTAGAGCGGCTCTTAATGCCGTGGCTGAGTATGGCAGACCAGAAATTGTTAAACTGTTGGCATTGGTAGATCGGGGACATCGTCAATTACCCATCCATCCCGATTTTGTCGGTAAAATATTGCCCACGGCCAAAGATGAAAAAGTAAAAGTCTATTTGCGATCGGTGGATGATAAGGATGCTGTAGAGTTAAGGAAGTTTTAATGACTGATTATTTACCAGAACAAAGATGGCGTTTTAATCAACCGAGTCCTGAGTTAGTACAATTATTTTCCCAGTCTTTGGGTTTGTCTCCTGTAATGGCTCAGGTGGTTATCAATCGTGGTTTGACTAGCCAGGAAGATGCTCAAATTTATATTGAGCCTGAAAAAGATATTTTACCTTCTCCCCTCACCGAATTTCCTGATTTGCCCAAGTGTCTTGATTTG is a window from the Cyanobacterium stanieri LEGE 03274 genome containing:
- a CDS encoding ABC1 kinase family protein; amino-acid sequence: MPTTTPRNKPEAGKKVYRWNSENYSPLRRRIDIWTFVLLLLFKLWRNGKKWSYSGGYSEEKLIARRRIQAGWIRENLLELGPTFIKVGQLFSTRADLFPEEYVEELSKLQDRVPAFSYEQVCAIIEKDFNKPLNKLFLSFDPTPLAAASLGQVHKAQLITGQEVVVKIQRPGLPKLFDIDLGILKQIARYFQNHPRWGKNRDWLGIYDECCRILWQETDYLLEGTSADTFRRNFRDETWVKVPRVFWRYSSPRVLTLEYMPGIKISHYDALEAAGLDRKELARLSAKAYLIQLLNDGFFHADPHPGNLAVDPDGALIFYDFGMMGQLPANIKEKLLEMLFGVTEKNAERVVDSLVELGALAPMDDPGPIRRSVQFLLDNFMDKPFEEQSIGQISEDLYEIAYDQPFRFPATFTFVMRAFSTLEGVGKGLDPDFNFMQVAQPFALNVMSQFNADNGKSIIDEFSRQALQVSNTAFGLPARLDDTINKLDRGDIRLRVRSLESERLLRRISSTQMATNYTLIISTLVLSATILVVNSLWQVAIALGFVAILPTVSLLKLLKQIKKLDRKF
- a CDS encoding Stp1/IreP family PP2C-type Ser/Thr phosphatase, which produces MKCAFAGLSDPGLVRSYNQDNYYTDTSGRFFILADGMGGHAGGEQASKIAVEVIKEYLEENWDAPMDSYDLLEKAILQANEAILEDQETHPERGDMGTTVVVLIFREQQTWRAHIGDSRLYQLHDQMLIQVTSDHTWIGQAIRAGEITLEDAKHHPWRHVLSQCLGRRDLYEGIDIHKIDQIDKGDRFLLCSDGLTEEVSDPIISKLLGDGNDLDKVADSLVTEAKNNGGSDNVTVVLVKIDEDN
- the pyrR gene encoding bifunctional pyr operon transcriptional regulator/uracil phosphoribosyltransferase PyrR — encoded protein: MSNQIVEILSADEIRRTLNRLASQIVEEAPDLSSVVLLGIYTRGVPLAQLLAKQIRHIEQQEVTVGAIDITFYRDDLDKIQIRTPEKTEIPVDLTGKTVILVDDVIYSGRTIRAALNAVAEYGRPEIVKLLALVDRGHRQLPIHPDFVGKILPTAKDEKVKVYLRSVDDKDAVELRKF